One Candidatus Nitrososphaera evergladensis SR1 genomic window, GGCATTACGCTTGCTATCGCCGGCACCATCCTCATGTTCACGTTCAAGGACATGATTGCAAACCCGCCTCCCGTAGCGCTGATAAAGAAACCAACTCCTCCACCGCCACCGCCCGCCGCAGGCGTGACCCAAATATCTATACCGTCAGGCGCGTCTGTACAAGGGTCAACATCCTATGATCCTGGCGATGCAAAGGTTCCGCTTGGCAACAAGGTGGTATGGAACAACGCCGACAATGCCATACACACTGCAACCTCTGGCACAGGAGCTTCAGACCCTAACGTTGGCAAAGCCTTTGACACTTCCCTCATCAACCCTGGCGAAAAGTCCAAAGAGATTGAAATCACAGGAGCCAAGGTGGGCGACTCGTTTGCGTATCACTGCACGGTCCACCCGTTCATGACCGGCAAGATCACGATTGTAGAAGCCGCGGCAGGAGGCGGCAGCACCGGCTCTGGAAGCGGAGGAGCTGCAGCATCTGGCCCGACAGTCCACATACTGTCAGGCTCGTCAGTGCAGGGTGCCAAGGCATATGACCCGACCCCGGTAGAAATCAAAAAGGGCGACAAGCTGACCGTCGTCAACGACGACTCTGCAATCCACACGGTGACTTCGGGCACCGGGGCTGAGGACGCCAACGCTGGCAAGGCGTTTGACAGCAGCCTGCTCGATCCGGGCAAGACAGTCAGTGTCGACACGTCCGCCCTCGCCGCGGGCTCGTACGACTTCCACTGCATGGTCCACCCGTTCATGAAGGGCAAGCTGAACGTGACCTGATGAATGACCCTGCTGCAAAAGCTGTCGTTTGGGACGCTTGCCGTCCTCTTTTCTCTTATTTTCATAGGCGGCTATGTTAGCTCGTCCGGCGTCGGCCTTACGTGCCCTGACTGGCCGCTCTGCCCGCATGGGTTCGTGCCAGCATACGACTTTATCATAGAATACATCCACCGGACAGTCGCGGCAAGCACGGGTGCCCTCGTGGTCATCACGATGGCCTTTACGCTCAAGTCAAAGCAGGCGCCAAGGGGGATGAAGATTGCGTCAATAATAGCAGCAGGCGCGGTAATAGGCCAGATAACGCTTGGAGCGATAGTAATAGTCGAGCGGCTCCACTCGATACTTGTGACGGGCCATCTTGCGCTTGGACTCGTGCTGTTCTCGATGGTCCTGATGACGACGGTCTATGCCTGGAAGATAAAGGCGCAGAACAAGGCTGCCGTGGAAGCAAGCGGCAGACAGCAGCCTGCTGCCTAGAGAAAAAAACAATATGGTTTATACGGGAAAAGGTGGATTTGCATTTTGATGCGCAGGTACGCCTTCGCACTTGCCGCCGTGGTGACGGCAGCGGCAGCCACGCTTTTTGCTGCTACTGTTTTTGCATCAGCGCAAAACGCGTACGCCCACTTTGAACATTTTGGGCACTATAACGCCAAGGGCGACGCAATCGGCCCATACTACGCCTATGAGCAACTGGACCCGGATTACGCCAAGCCGGGCGAGCCTGCCGCCATACAGTTTAGCATCCAGGACCATGACGGGCGCGATACAAAAGACCTCGTCACGATGGTTGAAGTATACTCTGGGATAACCGGCGAAAGGCTTGCAGCGTTTCCGTGGACCAAGCAGGACACTGGCGACTTTCAGCTCTTTTACACTTTTCCGGACGTCGGCTATTACCAGATAGTGCTGTCAATGGCAACAGGCCCGGCAAACAACCTCAACGGGGTTGACCCGCCAAGGACCACGCTTTCAGGCACCGCTGGATGCAACTGCGACAGGGCCGTCTTTAACGCCGCCATATCAAACAACTTTGGCGAGATATGGAGCACGGCGATGATTGCGTCGGTGCTCATCCCGCTCGGCATAATAGGGGTGGTGCTTGGGCTCGTCTACAAGCGCAAGAGAAAAGAGCTGCACGCAAACTCGTCAGAAGAGTTTGTCAAGTGGAGCCTGCTCCTGCTCGCAATAGCCGGAGGCATGGTGCACTTTGCCATCTACTCGGAGCACGCCTCGCTCCGGCTGGAATACAGCATATTCCTGATAACTGCCGGGATTGCGCAGGTGTCGTACGGGCTCATGTACATACTCCTCACGATGGTGGGCGCAGAGGAGTCCAGGATAAACCCGCGCCGGTACTACCGCAAGACGGTCGTTCTCAATCTGTTTGGGTTGATTGGAACAGCGGTTCTGCTTGGGCTGTATGCGTATGCCATCACTTTTCCTCCTCCGCTTTCACCAAATCCGGTGCCCGAAGACGTCGACCTTGCAGGCATACTTGCCAAATCCGCGGAAGCGATACTGGTTGTGGGCATCATCTACCTGATGAGGCTTGAAAAGCGCAGGCTCGCAAGCCGCCTAGCCGAGACACCCAGTAAAACATAAAACCCCTACATCCAGAACATAACTGCACATATGTGGAAAGTAATGATGCCGAGGAAAATAGCCTTCGGCGAAAACGCTGCAAAAGAATTCCAGTATCCCAAGAATTCCCTTGTGATAACCACCACGACGCCTGACATTTACAACAAGTGGCTCGACTACATGGGAATCAAGAACTACGAGGTGTACGACAAGGTCACGCCGGACCCGTCCATCGAGGCCATAGAGGCCATCAAAAAGCAGTACGAGGGCAAGGAAATTGGCGCCTACATCGGCCTTGGCGGCGGAAGCTCGATGGACGTCTGCAAGTACCTTTCCAAACTGACAGGCATTCCAAAGATACTGATACCCACGACGTTTGGCACCGGCGCGGAAATGACGACGTATGCGGTAATCAGCTTTGAGCACAAGAAAAAGCTCTTGCAGGACGAGGCATTTCTGGCAGACGCGGCAATAGTTGACCCGTATTTCCTGCCCGGCACGCCCTTTAACATCCTGCGCAACTCTGCGTGCGACGCGGCGGCGCAGGCGTCTGAAGGCTATGACAGCAAGGCTGGAAACCCGTTCACGCAGTTCTTTTGCAGGGAAGCCTTTGACATCCTCTACGACGCCATAATGAACGACAAGCACCACATGCTCCCGTACGGCGCCATGCTCTCCGGCATCGGCTTTGGCAACTCGTCCACTACGCTTGGACACGCGCTTTCGTACGTATTCTCAAACGAAGGCGTGCCGCACGGCTATGCGCTCTCTTCGTGCACCACCGTTGCCCACAAGTTCAACAAGTCGCCGTACTACAAGCGCTTCAAGGAAATAGCGCAAAAGTTCAAGTTCGAGCCGCTAAAGTTGAAGCAGCCGCTTGATGCGGCGGCCGACGTCATCATGCCTGACAGGGGACACCTTGACAACAACCCAATACCTGTCACCAAGCAGGACGTCGTCAAGTGCCTCGATGAAATAGTGAACACAAACCCGCTGGCCTAGGCTACGGGAGACGTCTCTTTTCTAGATGCGCAACCGCCAGAGGGGAGGGGCGTGCTTCCAGTGGAACTCGCCTTTTTTCATTAATTCTTTTATCCCAGTCGCAGATTTCCAGATGTCTATCGTAGCGCGGAGCCCGATTTTTTAAAAGCAAGTTAGCGCCACTTGATTATAGTCGAGATCCTCCGCTCAATTTCTGGCTTTATACGTCAAGTCTGCGAGCCCAAAACCTTTAAATTCAGAATGGCAGAGTTCCTTCCTTAATGACTGTTATAAAGAAGAGCATGGAAATCAACGCTCCAGTCAACGAGGTGTTCACTTATTTTGCGAGGCCGGAGCACATGGCAGACCAGTTCCCCGAGAACATGGGTCTGAACGTCGTGCCAGTCGAGGTAAAGAACGGCTTTGGCGTAGGGACAATTTTTAGGATCAACGGAGATTTTGACGGCAAGAGGCTCGAATGGGACTGCGAGACCATCGAGTATATCCCGCTGAAAAAGATCGTGGCCAAGATGATCGAAGGCCCGTTCAAGAGGTGGCAGATTTCTGTCACGTTTGACGAGCTGGGCGAGCGCAAGGCTAACGTCACGCTTGAAGTCGACTATGACATGCCGATGGGCCCGCTGGGCGGATTCCTCGACAAGGTCAAGTTGAGCAAGATAGCTGAGCGTGGCATGGAAAACGGCCTGCTTCGCGTAAAGGCACTGCTTGAAGGCACCGGCTCCATTCCAGTCTACATCACCCTTGATGCGTACAGGCACATCATCAAGGAAAAAATGGAGATGAACTGCTCTGTCTCTGAAGCGATTGTCAAGATCATCAAGGACAGGCAGGAAGCGCTGGCCAAGACGGCCTAATCTTTTTCCTTTTCTCTCTTCTTCTTTTACGTTTAAATAACGCATTTTACACGATTGATTTCGCGGGTTCGTAGCTCAGCCAGGTAGAGCGTTTGGCTCTTAACCAATCAGTGTATTTCACTGGGTTAAAATGTCGTGGGTCCGAATCCCACCGAACCCGCTTTACTCACTAGTTCGGCTATTTGTACATGGAAGTATGAGTACAACTTTTCTGCAGTTACAAGGAAGTGACGGGTCAATATCGACTTGACTAAGAATAGCAATCTGAATTCAGACATCTTCATCTACCGAGGACTGCTGATACTTACCGGCCTTATCCGCTGCGCTCACGGCTCAATCGAAAGTATCGATATGCTATTCATTGATTCGTGAGTTTGGTAAATGCTATGATTGTCTGGGTCATACGCAATATCGTGTGAGCCCGGTAATGTAGAGATGTTATCGATGACCGTCAGGCTTTCAGTATCTATTACAGATAGCACGCCAACTCCGTAATGGACAACGTAGAGGTAATTGTTATCGGGATTGAAAACAATGGCAGTTGGTGAGGACGAGAGTAGCTCCTCCTTGCCAGTCATTTGCTCAATCCTTTCCGTAAAATTACCATATACCACGACCTTTTGTGTAGAAGGGTCGTGTCTATAGCCATATGGAGTATCCGGAATTCGTATGGTATCGGTAATCTTGTAGTTGTCAGTACTTATCACAAATACCTCTCCTGACAACGATGTTACATATACACGAGGATAGTGCGAGTCAAGCGCTATATTTGATGGAACATTATCGTATGTCGAAACTGTGGCGATAACATCATGTGTATTAGTATCGATTACCGCTATTCCTGCTCCAGCATAGCTACCACCGAACATAGCGACATACATCTTTTCATCATCAGGGTCGTATACGATGTCAGTCATGAACGTTCCATCTCGCAGCTTGATATTGTCAATGACCTCTAGAGTTTCATCGTCGACCACCGAAATAGTGCCTGAATTTACAACGTATACTTTGTTGTGATCTGTGTCAACGGCAAGTCTTCCCAGCTCACCGGAAATCTTTATTTCGCCTACAATCTTATGGTCCGAATCACTTATCACCGAGACTTTGCCGTACGGTGCGTTTGCCGCAAATATGTAACCCATTGCAGGATCGTAAGCTAGCCCCAGAGGTCCGGCAAAGGAAAAAGTGTCATTTCTTTCCGCTATTGGAATGACATCTATCGCTGTATCTGTGGTTGCATCCATTACGACGACAGAGTGAGTGGCAGAGCTGGCCACATACATCTCGCGGGTTTCAGAATCATATGCCATCCCAACAGGCACAAGGAAGGGAAAGTTGCCGTCGGCATTAGCGACTTCCTCGTACTTCATTTTATCATTATCCAATAATGTTGATTTGACAACTTGGCTACTGTCAAATGTTGGAGATGAGAAGTTCGTCTTTTCATCTTTGGAATGTTCGATTTTGTCATCCTCACTATCATCTGCAAAAGCTACAACTCTGCCGTAAGGAAAAGAAGGAGGATGGAGAACAGCAGATGTTGACAGAAGAATCAGGGCCGCCGCTGAAACTGCCAATTCTAATGCGGCCTTTGACATATAATTAGAAAGGAGTGCAGACCATTTTATTAAGCAAAGAGGAGATTGATTCGATAACCGAAAACACGTAGAGGGCTTCTTTTGGATCCTACCTGACTCGTCTTTCTATATGCAGTATTCAAATCACGCCGAACCCGCGTCCCGTCACACTCTAAAACAATAAACACGTTGTATAGAGATTTTGTCCTATCAATAGCATCACATAACAACGTCGAGTCGGTGACATTGCGATGCCTGCAATCTTATATCACTTTTCTGCGCAGAAAAACTGTGGAGCGCAGACAAACCGATACACTGGCAATAGTGCTGCTAGTCATATCTGTTGCTACGCTGGCCGCTTCGCTCGTCTTCTTGTCTCTCGGGTTCTTTGTCTTCTTTTTCTTTTTGCCGATCACTTTCGGCATACCGTGGTCAATTAAGCGCCTTATGAAGAAAGGCAGTCGAACTGTCGGCGAATAGCGCCCTATAGGAGAGAGGCGTGCACGCCTCTCTTTTTATTATGATATAGAATGCCTGTGGACACAAACAAAATGAAGGAAGCATATGCTGCTTTTCAAAAAGCTACTCTTGAGACCCCGCAAGTAGTCACTAAAACCGGACGGACACAAGAGGCTAAATGTAGTACTGATTCATCCGGCAATGTCTCTTGCCCTTGTGAAGCGTCGAGCCCTAACCAATACGCCCCGGACCTAGTGGTGGAGGAGGTGGTGGCAACTCTCTGACTACAAGAGCTCACAGCCTCCTGAGGCGCCAACGAGATCGTCAGGCCTTGCCCCACACGGGATAGGAGCAACCAAAGCCCTCCAAGCACACGCTTAGCCATACGGAGGTGCCCTCCTTGATGCTCAGGTTCTTGTGCCCGCAGCCATCCTTGACGCCGGTGTGGTCGGAAACCGACCCTCTCCATTCGCCATTCCAAAACAGCCACGTGGTCACCGTTTTGCCATCGCCCTTTTTGTCGCAGGCGTACAGGTGCTCGCCAGAAGCCTTGAATTCACCATATCCGCGGTAAACGTCGTTTCCATAGAACTTGACTATTATGTCATTGCCTTGCGCGGTGACTTTTACTGATTGGTTATCGTTGCCGTTGGCAGCAAATGAAGGCATACTACTGGCTTCAGCTGCTGCTTCTTGCGCGCTGGCATAGCTAAGCGGCGCAGCAAGAACAATCGCAGCCGCCGCCAACAAGAACAAATTCCATTTCTTTGTCCTGAACGTGTTCATAACAGTTCCCATTGTTGGGAACTAATTCAAAATCGCTAATAAGATTAGTGCCCTTATATTCTGGATCACTTTTTGATTATTTTCTTACAGACAAAATAGGTTTGGCTATGTAATATCGTAGACTAGATTTTCAGACAATCAAATCAGAAAACATCTCAAATCGTCATTATTGTTTTATTGCTTACTCGACGCTGCTCCTATTATCGCTCTTATTGTTTCGGTCCATACTCTTTGGCTCTCAGAGTTGCTTGTTTGCAATAGCAACTTGTTTGTCGCCAGACCATTGTAAAGGGCTATGAGGCCTGCGGCAATAGCATCGACGTCGATGTCTTCTCTGAAAAAGCCTCTCTCAATCTGGGCCTTTAGAAATTCTTTTACGGCTTGGTATACCTTGTTCTGATTTTCAGCCAATATCTTCCTTAACTTTGGGTTGCGCGTGGACAATGCAATCATTTCAAACCATATCGTGTCAGCGCCAAGACTCGCCCTACGATATTCATCATAAAATCTCTCGGCATCTGACATGATGTTCTCTTTCTTGCTGAATAATCTGGATAGCTGATTTCTTAATTGTTCCAGGTTGTATTCACATAATGCAAAGAAGAGGTCTTCCTTACTCTTGAAGTAAAGGTACAGCGTGCCCTTGGCCAACCCGCATGATGCGGCGATATCTTCCATTCTTGTTTTGTCAAACCCTTTCTTGGCAAAGTTCTCAACCGCTGACTGAATAATCCTCTCCCTGAGCTCTGCCCTGTACTGTGAAGTAGCTCTTGTTCGCATCGTGTACTTGCTTTCTCCTTGGGTACTTGTAAAACCCTTTACTTAATAAATATGACTGACCAGTCAGTCATATTTATTAATGACTGCACCGTATTAACTGCCATGTCGTTGAAGTTGTCTACTTCGCGCATGAACATCCTGCTTGCAGCATTGCTCGTGGCTACTGCCGGCGGAATCCTGCAGATAGGCGGTGCCAGCTGGGACATTACATCTCATATCCTGAGGCAGCCGGAAACGTTTTTCACTCCATCCCATGCGGTGCTCTACACAGGCGCAGGCCTGACCGTTATTGCAGCAACCATTGGTTTGTTTGTTTTTCTGAAAAATAAAGAGGAAATTCGCAGCAGGTCGTTTAACACTGCTTTTAAATTATTGATAGTAGGAGCGGCCATACAGCTCGTCTCCGGGCCCGGCGACTTTATGTGGCACTCTGTCTTTGGCGTCGACGGTCTTATGAGCCCGCCTCACCTGTCGCTTGCAACGGGCATCTTGATTGGTACTATTGCAACTGTAGTCGGGCTTGCAAGGATTTTGCCGCACATTGAATCAAAGAGGAATCAGGGGTTCGCTAAAATTGCGATGGTCCCGGCGTTTGCAGCTCTCTGGTTTTCAACCATCTGGTACATCTTTTTCTTTGTGCTGCCCCTCTCAAACGGCCAGCACTTTACGTTCAACCCTGACCCAGCGGCCGCCATAGTAATTGCAACTACCGTCCTTCCGTTCATGAGCGCATTGATATTCCTTGTGTCCGCCAGAACCATCGGCAGGCTGGGCGCAGCGACTGCGGTTGCAGGCGCTGTAATCAGCATGAACGTGCTTGCAAACATTGTTCCGGCATACCAATTCTTGGGGTCATTCCTTCCTTGGCAATTGCTCGCCCTCATTCCAGCCATCGTTGGAGCAGACATTGCTATCCATAAAGCGCGCCCCCGGACAGGGATGATGATTGCAGGAGCCTTGATTGGCATCACGTTCTATGTCTTTAACTATCCCATGCTTCCAATGGCGTTTGCAGAAATCCTGCATCAGCCTAATGCATCCTTCGCTGACATCCTGCCAAGCATGTATCCTACACTCTGGCAGGTCATTGGCATGACGGCTGTCCCAAGCGCGCTTGCGGGCATCATCGGCGCAATAATGGGATCAAAGATAATAGAAAAGCCGCAAGCTCGCGTGATAAGTGCTACCAAGACATGATAAGGTTCAGGCTGGGGTACAAGCACCCCGGCGTCCATTATTATTATTGACAAGCTTTGATCACTGCAGGATTAATGGGGCCGCGAATTACTCCCTGATGATTTACATTTTTTTCGTCCTTCGATCTAAAAGTTCTGTGCAGTAGCTGACTTCTGCTGCTTGATCATCATCAAATAATCATTTCAACTAATTTTTTCAAATTATCGATGTGGGTGGATGTAGCTGGTCGATCCACTCCCCATCCCCACAGGACCTTCCACTCGGATTCGCTTGCAGGAACCGCAGCCATGTTTGGGAAGCAGTGCTTCATCCCGTCATTATTATCATAAAAGGCAGGGCACTCGAAAACAATTTTTCCACCGGCAAAGGCAGTAGAGTCACTCGATGATGATGTAGTAGCTATGCCAGCCTGAAAGAAATTTACGTTTCCCCACAGCGAAGTTACTAAAGGGTTGTCGGCCGGGAAAAAGCCGTTGATCGATATGACCCCGAGATTAAAATACGGATTCTCAATTTCAGGCGCCGTAAATGAACTGTACTTTATCCAGCTATCTGAATCGACAGTACGGTAATACCAGTTCACTGTCCTTCCATCTCTTGCCCATTCCATAGCGATAGCGAGAAAAGACTTTGGGATGTTGTTATTAATGGGCACCACTGATTCATGCATTATCGACCTCCAAGGAAAACCAGAGCATGCCGCATTTTGATCGCATGTCTCCCAAGCCCTTGCTACAAGGTATTTCGTGCCTTCTTTTGT contains:
- a CDS encoding cupredoxin domain-containing protein — its product is MSHEHEHDSEPVLRTSPARMARGIAIVGITLAIAGTILMFTFKDMIANPPPVALIKKPTPPPPPPAAGVTQISIPSGASVQGSTSYDPGDAKVPLGNKVVWNNADNAIHTATSGTGASDPNVGKAFDTSLINPGEKSKEIEITGAKVGDSFAYHCTVHPFMTGKITIVEAAAGGGSTGSGSGGAAASGPTVHILSGSSVQGAKAYDPTPVEIKKGDKLTVVNDDSAIHTVTSGTGAEDANAGKAFDSSLLDPGKTVSVDTSALAAGSYDFHCMVHPFMKGKLNVT
- a CDS encoding COX15/CtaA family protein; translated protein: MTLLQKLSFGTLAVLFSLIFIGGYVSSSGVGLTCPDWPLCPHGFVPAYDFIIEYIHRTVAASTGALVVITMAFTLKSKQAPRGMKIASIIAAGAVIGQITLGAIVIVERLHSILVTGHLALGLVLFSMVLMTTVYAWKIKAQNKAAVEASGRQQPAA
- a CDS encoding iron-containing alcohol dehydrogenase, whose protein sequence is MWKVMMPRKIAFGENAAKEFQYPKNSLVITTTTPDIYNKWLDYMGIKNYEVYDKVTPDPSIEAIEAIKKQYEGKEIGAYIGLGGGSSMDVCKYLSKLTGIPKILIPTTFGTGAEMTTYAVISFEHKKKLLQDEAFLADAAIVDPYFLPGTPFNILRNSACDAAAQASEGYDSKAGNPFTQFFCREAFDILYDAIMNDKHHMLPYGAMLSGIGFGNSSTTLGHALSYVFSNEGVPHGYALSSCTTVAHKFNKSPYYKRFKEIAQKFKFEPLKLKQPLDAAADVIMPDRGHLDNNPIPVTKQDVVKCLDEIVNTNPLA
- a CDS encoding SRPBCC family protein → MTVIKKSMEINAPVNEVFTYFARPEHMADQFPENMGLNVVPVEVKNGFGVGTIFRINGDFDGKRLEWDCETIEYIPLKKIVAKMIEGPFKRWQISVTFDELGERKANVTLEVDYDMPMGPLGGFLDKVKLSKIAERGMENGLLRVKALLEGTGSIPVYITLDAYRHIIKEKMEMNCSVSEAIVKIIKDRQEALAKTA
- a CDS encoding YncE family protein; the protein is MSKAALELAVSAAALILLSTSAVLHPPSFPYGRVVAFADDSEDDKIEHSKDEKTNFSSPTFDSSQVVKSTLLDNDKMKYEEVANADGNFPFLVPVGMAYDSETREMYVASSATHSVVVMDATTDTAIDVIPIAERNDTFSFAGPLGLAYDPAMGYIFAANAPYGKVSVISDSDHKIVGEIKISGELGRLAVDTDHNKVYVVNSGTISVVDDETLEVIDNIKLRDGTFMTDIVYDPDDEKMYVAMFGGSYAGAGIAVIDTNTHDVIATVSTYDNVPSNIALDSHYPRVYVTSLSGEVFVISTDNYKITDTIRIPDTPYGYRHDPSTQKVVVYGNFTERIEQMTGKEELLSSSPTAIVFNPDNNYLYVVHYGVGVLSVIDTESLTVIDNISTLPGSHDIAYDPDNHSIYQTHESMNSISILSIEP
- a CDS encoding TetR/AcrR family transcriptional regulator, whose amino-acid sequence is MRTRATSQYRAELRERIIQSAVENFAKKGFDKTRMEDIAASCGLAKGTLYLYFKSKEDLFFALCEYNLEQLRNQLSRLFSKKENIMSDAERFYDEYRRASLGADTIWFEMIALSTRNPKLRKILAENQNKVYQAVKEFLKAQIERGFFREDIDVDAIAAGLIALYNGLATNKLLLQTSNSESQRVWTETIRAIIGAASSKQ